In a single window of the Leptospira perdikensis genome:
- a CDS encoding PIN domain-containing protein: MIKIYIDTCVWLTICSKFKYRQITNKLISLATDRKISILTNDIILDEFIRNEEHVKKSYIQSFKSSVDQVKILYDFVSEEEKVLLQKLIAYAKSNEQKIIDKTNFSFQIVKNFLQSHLATKVTISPELRVKIIDLALEKRAPFHRNKNSIADALHILSYKDYKEKNYKDGDVYYFCTENTEDFSHPKNESKNHSDFDEIFNQTSSIYSTNIAEILENYAPDPIIQPLVDQIKLESYYCIDGKGHTYSEDTGAYLRSRYGGLTWQLRCEKCGQLFDTGEFFD, encoded by the coding sequence ATGATCAAAATATATATTGACACCTGCGTATGGTTAACAATTTGCTCTAAATTCAAATATAGACAAATCACTAACAAACTTATATCTCTAGCAACTGATAGGAAAATATCCATTTTAACAAATGATATTATTTTAGATGAATTTATTAGAAATGAAGAGCATGTAAAAAAAAGCTACATACAAAGTTTCAAATCCTCTGTAGATCAAGTTAAAATATTATACGATTTTGTGTCGGAAGAAGAGAAAGTTCTCCTTCAAAAACTTATTGCTTATGCTAAAAGTAATGAACAAAAAATAATAGATAAAACAAATTTTTCATTTCAAATCGTTAAAAATTTTTTACAAAGCCATCTAGCAACAAAAGTAACAATTAGCCCAGAATTAAGGGTTAAAATAATAGATCTCGCATTAGAAAAGAGAGCTCCTTTCCATAGAAACAAAAATTCAATAGCAGACGCTTTACATATATTGAGCTACAAGGATTATAAAGAAAAAAATTATAAAGATGGAGATGTTTATTACTTTTGCACAGAAAATACAGAAGATTTTTCCCATCCCAAAAATGAGAGTAAAAACCATTCCGATTTTGATGAAATATTCAATCAGACAAGCTCAATATATAGCACAAATATTGCTGAGATTTTAGAAAATTACGCACCTGATCCTATAATACAACCCTTAGTAGACCAAATCAAGTTAGAATCATATTATTGTATTGATGGGAAGGGACATACATATTCAGAAGATACTGGGGCATATTTAAGATCTAGATATGGTGGATTGACTTGGCAGTTAAGATGTGAAAAGTGCGGGCAATTATTCGATACTGGAGAGTTTTTTGATTAA